One window of Papaver somniferum cultivar HN1 chromosome 9, ASM357369v1, whole genome shotgun sequence genomic DNA carries:
- the LOC113308182 gene encoding GPN-loop GTPase QQT1-like isoform X2, with the protein MVFGQVVIGPPGSGKTTYCNGMSQFLRLIGRKVAVINLDPANDALPYECAVNIEDLIKLSDVMAEHSLGPNGGLVYCMDYLEKNVDWLESKLAPLIKDHYLLFDFPGQVELFFLHSNAKNVTEKLIKKLDLRLTAIHLVDSHLCSDPGTYVSALLLSLSTMLHLELPHINDLSKIDLIESYGKLAFNLEFYTDVEDLSYLQYHLDQDPRSAKYRKLTKQLCELVEDHSLVNFSTLDIQDKESVGNLVKLIDKSNGYIFAGIDASAVEFSKIAVCPLDWDYYRTAAVQEKYMKDDDVDFDV; encoded by the exons ATGGTGTTTGGTCAAGTAGTTATAGGTCCACCAGGTTCAGGCAAGACCACTTATTGCAATGGCATGTCTCAGTTCCTCAGACTCATTGGGAG GAAAGTAGCTGTAATCAATTTGGATCCTGCCAATGATGCATTACC GTACGAGTGCGCTGTTAATATTGAGGACCTCATAAAGCTTAGTGATGTGATGGCTGAGCATTCTCTTGGTCCTAATGGAG GTCTTGTATACTGTATGGATTATTTGGAGAAGAACGTGGACTGGTTAGAGTCTAAATTGGCACCTCTAATAAAAG ATCATTATCTTCTGTTTGACTTCCCCGGCCAAGTGGAGCTCTTTTTCCTTCATTCAAATGCCAAAAACGTTACtgaaaaactcataaagaagttGGATCTGAGG TTGACTGCTATCCACTTGGTTGATTCCCATCTATGCAGTGATCCTGGGACATATGTGAGTGCGTTGCTACTCTCGCTGTCAACCATGTTGCATCTGGAACTTCCACACATCAATGATTTATCTAAGATTGATCTCATCGAGAGCTACGGGAAGCTAG CCTTTAACCTTGAATTTTATACGGATGTTGAAGATTTATCTTATTTACAATATCATCTTGATCAAGACCCTCGATCTGCTAAGTACAG GAAGCTTACAAAGCAGTTGTGTGAATTGGTAGAAGACCATAGTCTTGTCAATTTCTCAACCTTAGATATCCAG GATAAAGAGAGTGTTGGAAATCTTGTGAAACTGATAGACAAGAGCAACGGATATATATTTGCTGGTATAGATGCGAGTGCAGTTGAGTTCAGCAAAATCGCAGTTTGTCCTCTTGATTGGGACTACTATAG AACAGCTGCAGTGCAGGAGAAATATATGAAGGATGATGATGTGGATTTCGATGTATAA
- the LOC113308182 gene encoding GPN-loop GTPase QQT1-like isoform X1: MVFGQVVIGPPGSGKTTYCNGMSQFLRLIGRKVAVINLYECAVNIEDLIKLSDVMAEHSLGPNGGLVYCMDYLEKNVDWLESKLAPLIKDHYLLFDFPGQVELFFLHSNAKNVTEKLIKKLDLRLTAIHLVDSHLCSDPGTYVSALLLSLSTMLHLELPHINDLSKIDLIESYGKLAFNLEFYTDVEDLSYLQYHLDQDPRSAKYRKLTKQLCELVEDHSLVNFSTLDIQDKESVGNLVKLIDKSNGYIFAGIDASAVEFSKIAVCPLDWDYYRTAAVQEKYMKDDDVDFDV, translated from the exons ATGGTGTTTGGTCAAGTAGTTATAGGTCCACCAGGTTCAGGCAAGACCACTTATTGCAATGGCATGTCTCAGTTCCTCAGACTCATTGGGAG GAAAGTAGCTGTAATCAATTT GTACGAGTGCGCTGTTAATATTGAGGACCTCATAAAGCTTAGTGATGTGATGGCTGAGCATTCTCTTGGTCCTAATGGAG GTCTTGTATACTGTATGGATTATTTGGAGAAGAACGTGGACTGGTTAGAGTCTAAATTGGCACCTCTAATAAAAG ATCATTATCTTCTGTTTGACTTCCCCGGCCAAGTGGAGCTCTTTTTCCTTCATTCAAATGCCAAAAACGTTACtgaaaaactcataaagaagttGGATCTGAGG TTGACTGCTATCCACTTGGTTGATTCCCATCTATGCAGTGATCCTGGGACATATGTGAGTGCGTTGCTACTCTCGCTGTCAACCATGTTGCATCTGGAACTTCCACACATCAATGATTTATCTAAGATTGATCTCATCGAGAGCTACGGGAAGCTAG CCTTTAACCTTGAATTTTATACGGATGTTGAAGATTTATCTTATTTACAATATCATCTTGATCAAGACCCTCGATCTGCTAAGTACAG GAAGCTTACAAAGCAGTTGTGTGAATTGGTAGAAGACCATAGTCTTGTCAATTTCTCAACCTTAGATATCCAG GATAAAGAGAGTGTTGGAAATCTTGTGAAACTGATAGACAAGAGCAACGGATATATATTTGCTGGTATAGATGCGAGTGCAGTTGAGTTCAGCAAAATCGCAGTTTGTCCTCTTGATTGGGACTACTATAG AACAGCTGCAGTGCAGGAGAAATATATGAAGGATGATGATGTGGATTTCGATGTATAA